Proteins from one bacterium genomic window:
- a CDS encoding clostripain-related cysteine peptidase encodes MVKRIAVVLGILIATALMAQTTIISDNMTNFPTGWSTYSSSSSHQWTKVSSNYNSASYSAKNTKYARYGNSVDEYFYRTINLSGYTSATLTFYYWMDTEANYDFFEVWYYTGSWNRAWYKSGRYRYWQKASVSIPTNATYILFRFLSDGSVTDTGVYVDDIVLTATSDGGSGGDDGGTTPTTKEWTIMVYMNGDNDLETYAIKDLNEMEYGGGSNSYRNVVVQVDRISGYDTSNGNWTTCRRYYVTNDASNSSTIVSTLIQDIGEVNMGDPNTLATFAKWAIQNYPAKKYFLILWDHGDGWYKGEDESPIFKGVSVDMSSSNAQINVYNGELANALSSIKSYLGRNIDIVGFDACLMGMLEVMDIVRNYANYFVGSEETEAADGWYYTGFLSTMNSNPTISPADLAKAVVNSATGLSTLASVDLSKVGTLVSYLNTFAQELINARNAGYGSAINTARTNAKSFYISDHKDLYMFANNIYSNTSLPSTLRNAAYNVMSAITNAVMNYKNSSTYSSCRGVAIYYPASSSSYNTNYNYLPIASSTKWDDFIKGATAVSPEPDDNDVTQERISGVTFFEVVSNVASGPVYFKYAISKPTRVSLKVYNSLGQLVNVVVSDYQEPGEYKVKVDSGLERGGVYYYQFSTDSETRSGKFIVTK; translated from the coding sequence ATGGTCAAAAGGATTGCTGTGGTACTTGGGATCTTGATAGCGACGGCCCTGATGGCCCAAACCACTATAATTTCCGATAATATGACCAACTTCCCAACGGGGTGGAGCACTTATTCAAGTTCTTCATCTCACCAGTGGACGAAGGTCTCATCAAACTATAATTCGGCCTCCTATTCAGCAAAAAATACGAAGTACGCTAGATATGGAAATAGTGTGGATGAGTATTTCTATCGCACCATCAATCTTTCAGGTTACACCTCTGCAACACTAACCTTTTACTATTGGATGGATACCGAAGCTAATTACGATTTCTTTGAAGTCTGGTATTATACGGGTTCATGGAATCGTGCGTGGTACAAAAGCGGAAGGTACAGATATTGGCAGAAAGCCAGTGTCAGCATCCCTACCAATGCCACATATATTCTTTTTAGATTCCTTTCTGATGGGAGTGTAACTGATACAGGGGTCTATGTTGACGATATTGTTTTGACCGCCACTTCAGATGGTGGAAGTGGTGGTGACGACGGTGGAACAACCCCCACCACCAAAGAGTGGACCATCATGGTTTACATGAATGGTGACAACGACCTTGAGACTTACGCCATTAAAGATTTAAACGAAATGGAATACGGTGGCGGTTCAAATTCCTACAGGAATGTTGTTGTCCAGGTTGACAGAATTTCTGGCTATGACACTTCTAATGGCAACTGGACAACCTGCAGAAGATACTATGTTACCAATGACGCCAGTAACTCTTCCACTATAGTTTCCACCCTCATTCAGGACATTGGCGAAGTAAACATGGGTGATCCTAACACCTTAGCGACTTTCGCGAAGTGGGCAATTCAGAATTACCCAGCCAAAAAGTACTTCTTAATTCTTTGGGATCATGGTGATGGATGGTACAAGGGTGAGGACGAGTCGCCTATTTTCAAAGGTGTTAGTGTTGACATGTCTTCATCCAATGCTCAGATAAATGTGTATAATGGCGAGCTTGCTAACGCCTTATCCTCGATAAAGAGCTATCTTGGAAGGAATATTGACATTGTTGGTTTTGATGCCTGCCTTATGGGTATGCTTGAAGTAATGGATATTGTTAGAAATTACGCTAATTATTTTGTCGGTTCAGAGGAAACAGAGGCTGCGGATGGCTGGTATTACACGGGCTTCCTTAGCACAATGAACAGCAATCCCACTATTTCCCCTGCTGACCTCGCCAAGGCAGTAGTTAACTCGGCCACAGGTCTTTCTACCCTTGCATCCGTTGATCTTTCTAAGGTAGGAACATTGGTCTCCTACCTCAATACTTTCGCTCAAGAACTCATCAACGCAAGAAATGCTGGTTATGGCAGTGCAATAAATACAGCTAGAACAAATGCAAAAAGCTTCTATATTAGTGATCACAAAGATCTTTACATGTTTGCAAACAATATCTACAGCAACACGAGCCTACCTTCTACGCTTAGAAATGCTGCTTACAATGTGATGAGTGCCATTACTAATGCTGTGATGAATTACAAGAACTCTTCAACCTATTCTTCCTGCCGTGGTGTTGCAATTTATTACCCTGCATCTTCTTCCAGCTACAACACCAATTACAATTATCTGCCTATTGCTTCTTCAACTAAGTGGGATGACTTTATTAAAGGTGCTACTGCGGTTTCACCTGAACCTGACGACAACGATGTCACTCAGGAGAGGATTAGTGGCGTCACATTCTTTGAGGTTGTTTCCAATGTGGCTTCTGGTCCTGTTTACTTCAAATACGCCATATCTAAACCTACAAGGGTGTCTCTAAAAGTATACAACTCTCTTGGTCAGCTTGTTAATGTCGTTGTCTCTGATTATCAGGAACCCGGCGAGTACAAGGTGAAAGTTGATTCCGGACTCGAGAGAGGCGGAGTCTACTACTACCAGTTCTCCACTGATAGTGAAACAAGATCTGGGAAGTTCATTGTGACAAAATAA